A window from Bubalus kerabau isolate K-KA32 ecotype Philippines breed swamp buffalo chromosome 5, PCC_UOA_SB_1v2, whole genome shotgun sequence encodes these proteins:
- the IGF2 gene encoding insulin-like growth factor II isoform X2, translated as MVSPDPQMTVVAPGAEPESTQVQRIEDGGTIIRIFWVGPKGELLRRTPVSSVLQTSMGITAGKLVLVLLAFLAFASCCYAAYRPSETLCGGELVDTLQFVCGDRGFYFSRPSSRINRRSRGIVEECCFRSCDLALLETYCATPAKSERDVSASTTVLPDDVTAYPVGKFFQYDIWKQSTQRLRRGLPAFLRARRGRTLAKELEALREAKSHRPLIALPTQDPATHGGASSEASSD; from the exons ATGGTTTCCCCAGACCCTCAAATGACCGTGGTGGCCCCCGGGGCTGAACCCGAATCTACGCAAGTCCAACGCATAGAGGACGGGGGAACCATTATCCGGATATTTTGGGTGGGCCCCAAAGGCGAGCTGCTTAGACGCACCCCGGTGAGCTCGGTCCTGCAG ACATCAATGGGGATCACAGCAGGAAAGTTGGTGCTGGTGCTTCTTGCCTTCTTGGCCTTCGCCTCGTGCTGCTATGCTGCTTACCGCCCCAGCGAGACTCTGTGCGGCGGGGAGCTGGTGGACACCCTCCAGTTTGTCTGTGGGGACCGCGGCTTCTACTTCA GCCGACCATCCAGCCGCATAAACCGACGCAGCCGTGGCATCGTGGAAGAGTGTTGCTTCCGAAGCTGCGACCTGGCCCTGCTGGAGACTTACTGTGCCACCCCCGCCAAGTCCGAGAGGGATGTGTCTGCCTCTACGACCGTGCTTCCG GACGACGTCACCGCATACCCCGTGGGCAAGTTCTTCCAATATGACATCTGGAAGCAGTCCACCCAGCGCCTGCGCAGGGGCCTGCCCGCCTTCCTGCGAGCACGCCGGGGTCGCACGCTCGCCAAGGAGCTGGAGGCGCTCAGAGAGGCCAAGAGTCACCGTCCGCTGATCGCCCTGCCCACCCAGGACCCTGCCACCCACGGGGGCGCCTCTTCCGAGGCATCCAGCGATTAG
- the IGF2 gene encoding insulin-like growth factor II isoform X1 gives MGITAGKLVLVLLAFLAFASCCYAAYRPSETLCGGELVDTLQFVCGDRGFYFSRPSSRINRRSRGIVEECCFRSCDLALLETYCATPAKSERDVSASTTVLPDDVTAYPVGKFFQYDIWKQSTQRLRRGLPAFLRARRGRTLAKELEALREAKSHRPLIALPTQDPATHGGASSEASSD, from the exons ATGGGGATCACAGCAGGAAAGTTGGTGCTGGTGCTTCTTGCCTTCTTGGCCTTCGCCTCGTGCTGCTATGCTGCTTACCGCCCCAGCGAGACTCTGTGCGGCGGGGAGCTGGTGGACACCCTCCAGTTTGTCTGTGGGGACCGCGGCTTCTACTTCA GCCGACCATCCAGCCGCATAAACCGACGCAGCCGTGGCATCGTGGAAGAGTGTTGCTTCCGAAGCTGCGACCTGGCCCTGCTGGAGACTTACTGTGCCACCCCCGCCAAGTCCGAGAGGGATGTGTCTGCCTCTACGACCGTGCTTCCG GACGACGTCACCGCATACCCCGTGGGCAAGTTCTTCCAATATGACATCTGGAAGCAGTCCACCCAGCGCCTGCGCAGGGGCCTGCCCGCCTTCCTGCGAGCACGCCGGGGTCGCACGCTCGCCAAGGAGCTGGAGGCGCTCAGAGAGGCCAAGAGTCACCGTCCGCTGATCGCCCTGCCCACCCAGGACCCTGCCACCCACGGGGGCGCCTCTTCCGAGGCATCCAGCGATTAG